In Pedobacter heparinus DSM 2366, the following are encoded in one genomic region:
- a CDS encoding RagB/SusD family nutrient uptake outer membrane protein: MKKIVNIIYILTVLMVVSSCKSALEAPTKSSLDESVIFSTPSLAEGAVAGIFHSFGETNSYRGRFLVYYGINTDAEVYNTLKSVDDDKAKLSNYNTNVANGQMNTSDNAWAKFYEAIERANLAIRGLRAYGKVESNAQLAQTLGEILTLRAVIYNDLIKGWGDVPARFEPITTETAYLPRNDRDVIYKQLLADLDEAANYLPWPNENALTSKVERISKAFAKGLRARLALAAGGYAQHLDGTVHLSTDPDLARDKMYAIAKKECLDIIGSGKLKLLGFEEVFRKLNEEGGAAGLESMWEIPFSEGRGRVIFDLGVRHTTIDKYTGQNKGGTNGPNPIMLYEYDVDDVRRDVTVVPYEWTNGIQVPSALGRLYFGKYRYEWMKRKVTSTNDDGLNWMYMRYSDILLMAAEAINELDGPAAAAPYLKQVRDRAFPTNPAKVTAFMAAATASKPTFFDAIVNERALEFTGEMLRKADLIRWNLLNTKLTEAKDKLRQLENRQGKYANLPAKIYYRTAADGETVQIYGLKFGDTDAAGAALGYTSNKTWTMVSSGDTKTFWDALFVKDPNAQQVWPIWQVFLDSSNGLLNNANLGL; encoded by the coding sequence ATGAAAAAGATTGTCAATATTATATATATCCTCACCGTATTGATGGTGGTGAGTAGTTGCAAAAGTGCTTTGGAGGCACCAACCAAATCATCCTTAGATGAATCTGTTATTTTTTCTACGCCCAGCCTGGCTGAAGGGGCAGTAGCAGGTATCTTTCATTCCTTTGGTGAAACCAATTCTTATCGTGGCAGGTTCTTGGTCTATTATGGGATCAACACAGATGCTGAGGTTTACAATACCTTAAAATCCGTAGATGATGATAAAGCTAAATTATCCAATTACAATACCAATGTAGCCAATGGTCAAATGAATACGAGCGACAATGCCTGGGCCAAATTTTATGAGGCAATTGAAAGGGCCAACCTGGCCATAAGGGGCCTAAGAGCTTATGGAAAAGTAGAAAGCAATGCCCAGCTGGCACAAACATTAGGTGAAATTCTGACTTTAAGGGCTGTGATTTACAATGACCTGATCAAGGGTTGGGGAGATGTGCCGGCCCGTTTTGAACCCATTACTACAGAAACAGCTTACCTGCCAAGAAACGATAGGGATGTGATATATAAACAGCTCCTTGCTGATCTGGATGAAGCCGCAAATTATCTGCCCTGGCCTAATGAAAACGCTTTGACAAGTAAGGTAGAGCGGATCAGCAAAGCTTTTGCAAAGGGGTTGAGAGCGCGTTTGGCATTAGCAGCCGGGGGCTACGCCCAGCATCTGGACGGTACGGTACATTTAAGTACAGATCCTGACCTGGCCCGCGACAAAATGTATGCTATCGCAAAAAAGGAATGTCTCGATATCATTGGCAGTGGTAAATTAAAACTGCTTGGCTTTGAAGAAGTCTTTAGAAAATTAAATGAAGAAGGAGGTGCTGCCGGTTTGGAATCGATGTGGGAAATTCCATTTAGTGAAGGTAGGGGAAGGGTAATTTTTGATCTGGGTGTCAGACATACTACTATTGATAAGTATACCGGACAAAACAAAGGCGGTACCAATGGTCCAAACCCGATTATGTTGTATGAGTATGATGTAGACGATGTAAGGAGGGACGTTACCGTAGTTCCATATGAATGGACAAATGGAATACAGGTGCCTTCTGCACTTGGGCGTTTGTATTTTGGAAAATACCGTTACGAATGGATGAAAAGGAAAGTTACCTCTACCAATGATGATGGGTTAAACTGGATGTATATGCGTTATTCAGATATATTGTTAATGGCAGCTGAGGCCATTAATGAACTGGATGGACCGGCTGCTGCTGCACCATATTTAAAACAGGTGCGCGACAGGGCCTTCCCAACCAATCCTGCAAAAGTTACCGCCTTTATGGCTGCGGCGACAGCTTCTAAACCTACATTTTTTGATGCTATTGTGAATGAAAGGGCATTGGAATTTACTGGAGAAATGCTTAGAAAGGCCGATTTGATCCGATGGAATTTATTAAATACCAAACTGACAGAAGCAAAGGATAAATTAAGACAACTAGAGAACAGGCAAGGTAAATATGCTAATCTGCCAGCTAAAATCTATTATAGAACCGCTGCTGATGGGGAGACGGTACAGATTTATGGTTTAAAATTTGGCGATACAGATGCGGCAGGTGCTGCTTTGGGTTATACTTCAAATAAAACATGGACTATGGTTTCATCCGGTGATACCAAAACTTTCTGGGATGCCCTTTTTGTAAAAGATCCAAATGCACAGCAGGTATGGCCAATATGGCAGGTGTTTTTAGATTCCTCTAACGGATTGTTAAATAATGCTAATCTGGGACTATAA
- a CDS encoding DUF4957 domain-containing protein encodes MKNNKRYISILFLATLIGFSGCKEDQLDPITTLKVDRAFSPTGLTATVVNKISVKLDWKAVNNAKTYTIEIFENADFSGTPVKTIGNIAFTQVPYTVSGLAGDTQYAIRVKAAGEDVGDSKWVTATVKTDAEQIFNAVKLADISGNSAILTWPAGETATTITLSPGNLSHTVTPAEIAAGSATVTGLTGETNYTAKLLNGNKIRGTITFKTYVDIRNAKIINSVAEFNTALTTAVNGDILAVKTGNFDFAGATIAVTKSISVVAFQATERPVLNNLSFNVQSGASLKIKNLVIDGGATPTFAITYAAGNFGNLEIDGSVIKNYGGGILGLTSTTIVSTISSVLINNNVFSTFGAGGEFIDFRGSFANSLTFTNNTLYAQGAREFIRMDNSASASYPAAKVIITVSNNTLNAVASGGKRLFYVRIPAASHEIYFTKNIVASTDGLLANQAQTNLVTLSGNNYFTAPNMVSSATVGVKVDASGTTLDPGFKSPATGDFTISQVDLKANGIGDPRWR; translated from the coding sequence ATGAAAAATAATAAAAGATATATCAGTATTCTTTTCCTCGCAACTTTGATCGGATTTTCAGGCTGTAAAGAGGATCAGCTCGATCCAATAACTACCCTTAAAGTAGACCGTGCATTTTCTCCTACCGGCTTAACTGCCACGGTGGTAAATAAGATCTCGGTAAAGCTCGACTGGAAAGCCGTAAACAACGCAAAAACCTATACGATAGAAATTTTTGAAAATGCAGATTTTTCTGGCACACCTGTAAAGACAATCGGCAATATTGCCTTTACGCAGGTTCCTTATACGGTTTCAGGACTTGCTGGCGATACTCAATATGCCATAAGGGTTAAAGCTGCTGGTGAAGATGTAGGGGATTCCAAGTGGGTAACAGCAACAGTGAAAACTGATGCAGAGCAGATATTTAACGCAGTTAAGTTAGCAGATATTTCTGGTAACTCAGCGATATTGACCTGGCCTGCCGGCGAAACGGCAACAACCATCACCCTTAGCCCAGGTAACCTTAGCCATACGGTAACCCCGGCCGAAATTGCAGCCGGTTCTGCTACGGTAACAGGCCTGACAGGCGAGACCAATTATACCGCAAAACTGCTAAATGGAAACAAAATACGCGGCACAATAACATTTAAAACCTATGTTGACATTCGAAATGCAAAAATAATCAATTCTGTAGCCGAATTTAATACCGCCCTGACCACTGCGGTTAACGGCGATATCCTGGCCGTAAAAACAGGGAATTTTGATTTTGCAGGGGCAACAATTGCCGTTACAAAATCTATATCAGTCGTAGCTTTTCAAGCTACAGAACGACCTGTACTTAACAACCTAAGCTTTAATGTACAAAGCGGCGCTTCCCTGAAAATCAAGAACCTGGTTATTGACGGTGGGGCTACACCTACTTTTGCCATTACTTATGCTGCAGGTAATTTTGGCAATCTTGAAATTGATGGTTCAGTGATAAAAAATTATGGTGGTGGTATATTGGGCTTAACAAGCACAACTATAGTCAGTACAATTTCATCGGTTTTAATTAACAATAATGTGTTCAGTACATTTGGTGCAGGAGGAGAGTTTATAGATTTTCGTGGCAGTTTTGCCAATAGTCTGACTTTTACCAATAATACGTTATATGCACAGGGTGCCAGGGAATTTATACGTATGGACAATTCTGCAAGTGCCAGCTATCCGGCAGCTAAAGTAATCATTACTGTAAGTAACAATACATTAAATGCTGTAGCAAGTGGTGGCAAACGGTTATTTTATGTGCGTATCCCTGCTGCCAGCCATGAAATATATTTTACAAAAAATATAGTTGCCAGTACCGACGGCCTGCTGGCCAACCAGGCACAGACCAATCTGGTTACCTTATCAGGAAATAACTATTTTACAGCACCAAATATGGTTTCTTCTGCTACTGTCGGGGTTAAGGTAGATGCCAGTGGTACAACGCTTGACCCAGGGTTTAAATCTCCTGCAACTGGTGATTTTACCATCAGTCAGGTAGATTTAAAAGCCAATGGAATCGGAGATCCGCGATGGAGATAA
- a CDS encoding rhamnogalacturonan acetylesterase, translated as MESEIRDGDKKNDKMSVLNKFMLLAMISTLLLSFRSPPKKIKVYLIGDSTMSVKQKRYYPETGWGMPFAGFFDAEVEVDNRAQNGRSTKSFINEKRWQSVMDSLNEDDYVFIQFGHNDEVETKKNYTKPEEFKANLIRFITDTKAKKATPILLSPVSRRRFDVGGKAQETHPYTYLVKEVASEQKVAFIDLDARSIALYQKFGPDASTLLFNHLEPGIHPNYPEGKIDDTHFNELGAREIAQLVLQELRKLNLDLSNHIVKPQPKK; from the coding sequence ATGGAATCGGAGATCCGCGATGGAGATAAAAAAAATGATAAAATGAGTGTATTAAATAAGTTTATGTTGCTTGCAATGATCAGTACTTTACTGTTATCTTTCAGGAGCCCACCTAAAAAGATTAAAGTTTACCTGATCGGTGATTCTACCATGTCCGTAAAACAAAAAAGGTATTATCCGGAAACCGGTTGGGGTATGCCATTTGCAGGTTTTTTTGACGCTGAAGTGGAAGTGGATAATCGTGCCCAGAATGGAAGAAGCACAAAGAGTTTCATAAATGAGAAACGCTGGCAATCTGTGATGGATAGTTTAAACGAGGACGACTATGTATTTATCCAGTTTGGCCATAATGATGAAGTGGAAACAAAGAAGAATTATACCAAACCAGAAGAATTTAAGGCTAACCTGATCAGGTTCATTACCGATACAAAAGCTAAAAAGGCAACACCAATATTGTTAAGCCCGGTTTCCAGGCGAAGGTTTGATGTTGGGGGCAAAGCTCAGGAAACACATCCCTATACCTATTTGGTAAAAGAAGTGGCCTCCGAACAAAAAGTAGCTTTCATTGACCTGGATGCCAGGAGTATTGCACTTTATCAGAAATTTGGCCCTGATGCTTCTACTTTGTTGTTCAACCACCTGGAACCCGGTATACATCCCAATTATCCCGAAGGCAAAATTGATGATACCCATTTTAATGAACTGGGTGCCCGCGAAATTGCTCAGCTGGTATTGCAGGAACTCAGGAAGCTTAATTTAGATCTCAGTAATCACATTGTTAAACCACAACCAAAAAAATAA
- a CDS encoding pectinesterase family protein: protein MAKLGLKCLTIALVALLSGTNIYGQDKKIIVAQDGSGDYKTVQEAINAVPDFRNATTVILIKNGNYKEKLNLSASKKMVKLIGENPEKTVLTYDDYAQKKNSFGEAMGTSGSSSFYIYGDGFAAENITFANSSGPVGQAVAVWIASDQAVFKNCRFLGFQDTLYTYGRGSRQYYKNCYIEGTTDFIFGSSTAMFENCILFCKKGGSYLTAASTPDTTKYGYVFKNCKITGDAPENSFALGRPWRPYAKTVFINCELGNMIKPAGWDHWGKESNKQTAYYAEYKNTGPGYKPDKRTDWSQQLSDDEAKTYNITQVFRGWNPVQ from the coding sequence ATGGCAAAATTGGGTCTTAAATGCCTTACTATAGCCCTGGTAGCCCTGCTATCGGGAACGAATATTTACGGCCAGGATAAAAAGATCATTGTTGCACAGGATGGTAGTGGTGATTATAAAACGGTACAGGAAGCTATAAACGCGGTGCCCGATTTTAGAAATGCCACTACGGTTATCCTGATCAAAAATGGCAATTACAAAGAAAAACTTAACCTTTCGGCCTCTAAAAAGATGGTTAAACTGATTGGCGAAAACCCTGAAAAAACTGTGCTTACTTATGATGACTATGCACAAAAGAAAAACAGTTTCGGAGAAGCAATGGGTACTTCAGGATCTTCCTCATTCTATATTTATGGGGATGGTTTTGCTGCAGAGAACATCACCTTTGCCAATTCTTCAGGGCCGGTCGGACAGGCTGTTGCGGTATGGATCGCATCGGATCAGGCGGTATTCAAAAACTGCAGGTTCCTTGGTTTTCAGGATACACTTTATACCTATGGCCGTGGCAGCAGGCAATATTATAAAAACTGTTATATAGAAGGGACAACTGATTTTATTTTTGGGTCATCTACTGCAATGTTTGAAAATTGTATCCTCTTTTGCAAAAAAGGTGGGTCATACCTTACCGCGGCCTCTACCCCCGATACAACCAAATATGGTTATGTTTTCAAAAATTGTAAAATAACCGGCGATGCACCTGAAAACTCTTTTGCATTGGGCCGTCCATGGCGACCGTATGCTAAAACTGTTTTCATCAATTGCGAACTTGGAAATATGATCAAACCCGCCGGCTGGGACCATTGGGGTAAAGAGAGCAATAAACAGACAGCCTATTATGCAGAATATAAAAACACCGGACCTGGTTATAAACCCGATAAAAGAACAGATTGGTCGCAGCAGCTTAGTGATGACGAAGCCAAAACTTATAATATAACACAGGTTTTCCGTGGCTGGAACCCTGTACAATAA